One genomic window of Magnolia sinica isolate HGM2019 chromosome 3, MsV1, whole genome shotgun sequence includes the following:
- the LOC131238906 gene encoding GRAS family protein RAD1-like — protein MAPISTRSIQQDIYNEEEERNESDEMAGGLDLSLSTIAFYPFPYLPMSGNSSPTCFATNPDGTTHHKRLMTSVISGDESIGSSDGLYSGGGNSGGGGCSSIKLLNCLPRLQFRDHIQTYTQRFLAAEAVEEATSLMVGPEGDGTDDEGAGGGLRLVQLLFACAKAVACQDRSQASALLSELRANTLVFGTSFQRVASCFVQGLADRLALVQPLGAVGVVAPAITTVGGASDWKEEALRLVYEVCPHIQFGHFVANSLILEAFELESMVHVVDLSMTLGLPQGHQWRRLISSLAKRAGNPPRRVRITGVGPCADRLQTIGDELELYAQGLGINLEFSAVESSLENLNTGKFKLNNGEVLVVNSILQLHCVVKESPGALNSVLQIIHELSPKVLVLVEQDSSHNGPFFLDRFMEALHYYSAIFDSLDAMLPKYDTRRAKMEQFYFAAEIKNIVSCEGPARVERHERVDQWRRRMSRAGFQPAPIKMIGQAKQWLDNFKVCEGYTIAEEEGCLVLGWKSKPIVAASCWKCWNKSTKDFFPPPQWFLSYRPHVP, from the coding sequence ATGGCCCCCATCTCCACCCGCTCCATACAACAAGACATCTACAACGAAGAGGAGGAGAGGAATGAATCTGATGAGATGGCAGGTGGTCTCGATCTTAGCCTATCCACCATTGCTTTCTATCCATTTCCATATCTGCCCATGTCGGGGAATAGCTCCCCCACCTGCTTTGCCACCAATCCAGATGGCACCACGCATCATAAGAGGCTGATGACATCGGTGATATCCGGCGATGAGTCAATCGGTAGCAGCGATGGTCTCTATAGCGGTGGTGGCAATAGTGGTGGCGGTGGCTGCAGTAGCATCAAACTGTTGAATTGCCTGCCACGGCTCCAGTTCCGGGACCACATACAGACTTACACTCAGAGGTTCCTGGCAGCTGAGGCCGTGGAAGAGGCCACGTCattgatggtggggcctgagGGAGATGGGACTGACGATGAAGGTGCAGGCGGCGGGCTGAGGCTAGTGCAATTGCTCTTCGCCTGCGCCAAGGCCGTTGCCTGTCAGGACAGATCCCAGGCCTCAGCGCTTCTATCCGAGCTCCGGGCAAATACACTGGTCTTTGGCACTTCATTCCAGCGCGTTGCTTCGTGCTTTGTCCAGGGCCTCGCAGACCGCTTGGCACTGGTTCAGCCTCTGGGGGCCGTAGGTGTGGTGGCCCCCGCAATAACAACAGTGGGAGGAGCATCAGATTGGAAGGAAGAGGCATTACGCCTTGTATATGAAGTATGCCCACACATCCAGTTTGGTCACTTTGTGGCTAATTCTTTGATATTGGAAGCCTTTGAGCTAGAAAGTATGGTTCATGTAGTGGACCTAAGCATGACACTCGGGCTACCACAGGGCCATCAGTGGCGCAGGCTGATTTCCAGCCTCGCCAAACGTGCGGGCAACCCGCCTCGTCGGGTCCGCATAACAGGGGTGGGTCCATGTGCGGACCGCCTCCAAACCATCGGCGATGAACTCGAGCTCTATGCTCAAGGCCTTGGAATAAACCTCGAGTTCTCTGCAGTGGAGAGCAGTTTAGAGAATCTGAACACTGGTAAGTTCAAGCTTAATAATGGTGAGGTTCTTGTTGTAAATAGTATCCTCCAATTGCACTGTGTGGTGAAAGAGAGCCCTGGGGCCCTGAATTCAGTCCTGCAAATAATACACGAGCTGTCGCCAAAAGTCCTGGTGTTGGTGGAGCAGGATTCGAGCCACAACGGGCCATTCTTTCTTGACCGATTCATGGAAGCATTGCATTACTACTCCGCCATCTTCGATTCACTCGATGCAATGCTGCCCAAGTACGACACCCGCCGGGCAAAAATGGAACAATTCTACTTCGCGGCGGAGATCAAGAACATAGTCAGCTGTGAGGGGCCTGCGAGAGTTGAGCGGCATGAGAGGGTCGACCAGTGGCGCCGACGAATGAGCCGGGCTGGATTCCAGCCCGCGCCCATTAAGATGATTGGTCAGGCCAAGCAATGGCTAGACAATTTTAAGGTCTGCGAAGGTTACACGATCGCAGAAGAAGAGGGATGCTTGGTTCTTGGGTGGAAATCCAAACCCATCGTTGCCGCTTCGTGCTGGAAATGCTGGAACAAATCCACCAAGGATTTTTTCCCTCCTCCTCAGTGGTTCCTTTCCTATCGTCCACACGTTCCGTGA